The following is a genomic window from Pseudomonas parafulva.
CAGCGGACCGATGCCCTTGACCCCCAGCGTGCCCTGGAAATCGCTCTGCGACGCCGGTTCGCTGTCCGCCTTCAGGCAGTGCTGGCAGACCACGTCGCGCCAGTAGTCGAAACGGCGCGGCGCCTCCACGGCAAGGGTCGAGTAGCGATTCGAATCAGGCATGGCTTGGACCTCGAACGGCGCGGTGCAGCGTGTGGAGTGGAGTGACGCGAGTACAGGGGCAGCAAGTTTCACGCCAGCGCCGCAAGGCCGCACAGTCCATCGCCCAACGCTGAAAGCCGCACCCTTCTGGTGCTTGCCGCCAGTTCCAGCCCCATGCGGGTACAGCGCCCGGACGCTGTCCTTCCCAACCAACAGGTTGTCCCGACCGACCAAGCGGCGCGCCCAGACGCTGCCTAACGTTTAGCCGACGCCGGGCGCATCCCGGCGCCGCAAGGCTGCGTGCACAGCGCCTGATGACAACCAAGAAGAATAAGGAGCCGCCCCATGGAATCCGCAATCGACAAGCATCTGAAATGTCCCAGGACGCTTTCGCGTCGGGTCCCCGACCAGTACCAGCCGCCCTTCCCGATGTGGGTGGCGCGCGCCGGCGAAGAGCTGCGCCAGGTGGTGATGGCTTACCTGGGTGTGCAGTACCAGGGCGAAGCACAAAAAGCCGCGGCGCTGGCTGCCCTGCAGCACATCGTCGCCAGCTTCGCCCTGAGCGATGGCCCGCTCAACCACGACCTGACCCACCACACCGACAACAGCGGCTACGACAATCTGATCGTGGTCGGCTACTGGAAGGACCCCGCCGCGTACTGCCGCTGGCTGCGCAGCAGCGAGGTGGATGGCTGGTGGTCGGCCGAGGCACGCCTGCACGAGGGCCTGGGCTACTTCCGCGAGGTGGTGGCGCCGCGCGCCGAGCAGTTCGAAACCCTGTACGCCTTCCGCGAAGACCTGCCAGGTGTCGGCGCGGTGATGGACAGCACCAGCGGCGAGATCGAGGAGCACGGCTACTGGGGCTCGATGCGCGACCGCTTCCCAGCGTCGCAGACC
Proteins encoded in this region:
- the oxdA gene encoding aliphatic aldoxime dehydratase: MESAIDKHLKCPRTLSRRVPDQYQPPFPMWVARAGEELRQVVMAYLGVQYQGEAQKAAALAALQHIVASFALSDGPLNHDLTHHTDNSGYDNLIVVGYWKDPAAYCRWLRSSEVDGWWSAEARLHEGLGYFREVVAPRAEQFETLYAFREDLPGVGAVMDSTSGEIEEHGYWGSMRDRFPASQTDWMEPDDELRILSGDPAKGGRVIVGGHDNIALIRSGQDWAEAGPEERSLYLDEILPTLEAGMDFLRDNGAPLGCYSNRFVRNIDLQGNLLDTSYNIGHWRSVEKLERWAESHPTHLRIFVTFFRVAAGLQKLRLYHEVSVSDGRQQLFEYINCHAQTGMLRDAKPAPQACPAQANAS